The Thioalkalivibrio sulfidiphilus HL-EbGr7 genome includes a window with the following:
- the fusA gene encoding elongation factor G: MARKTPIERYRNIGISAHIDAGKTTTTERVLFYTGVSHKVGEVHEGAATMDWMEQEQERGITITSAATTCFWSGMDKQFPEHRINIIDTPGHVDFTIEVERSMRVLDGACMVYCAVGGVQPQSETVWRQATKYGVPRLAFVNKMDRSGANFFNVHKQMRERLHANPVPVQIPIGAEDNFKGVVDLVKMKAIYWSEADMGVTFELADIPAELQALAEEWREKMVEAAAESSEELMNKYLEEGELSEAEIKQGLRQRTIALEIVPMLCGTAFKNKGVQAMLDAVIDYLPSPTEVAAIKGLDANTEQPIERKSSDDEPFAALAFKIATDPFVGTLTFVRVYSGVLNSGDSVYNSQSTNKERVGRILQMHANNREEIKELRAGDIGACVGLKDVTTGTTLSSLDKPVILERMEFPDPVISVAVEPKTKGDQEKMGLALNKLAQEDPSFRVHTDEESGQTIISGMGELHLEIIVDRMKREFKVEANVGKPQVAYRETIRKTIEQEGKFVRQSGGRGQFGHVWIRIEPKEAGTGYEFENAVVGGVVPKEYIPAVDKGIQEQMKNGVLAGFPVVDVKVTLYDGSYHDVDSSEMAFKIAGSMAFKEGALKAGAVLLEPIMKVEVETPEDYMGDVMGDLNRRRGLIQGMDDAHGLKILRAEVPLSEMFGYSTSLRSMSQGRATYSMEFAKYAEAPSTVVEAVKKAS, encoded by the coding sequence GTGGCACGCAAAACCCCCATCGAGCGTTATCGCAACATCGGCATCAGTGCGCACATTGATGCCGGCAAGACCACCACCACCGAGCGCGTCCTGTTCTACACCGGCGTGTCCCACAAGGTGGGCGAGGTGCACGAGGGCGCGGCCACCATGGACTGGATGGAGCAGGAGCAGGAGCGTGGTATCACCATCACCTCCGCGGCCACCACCTGCTTCTGGTCCGGCATGGACAAGCAGTTCCCGGAACACCGCATCAACATCATCGACACCCCCGGGCACGTGGACTTCACCATCGAGGTGGAGCGTTCCATGCGCGTGCTGGACGGTGCCTGCATGGTGTACTGCGCCGTGGGCGGCGTGCAGCCCCAGTCCGAGACCGTGTGGCGCCAGGCCACCAAGTACGGCGTGCCGCGTCTGGCCTTCGTCAACAAGATGGACCGCTCCGGCGCCAACTTCTTCAATGTTCACAAGCAGATGCGTGAGCGTCTGCACGCCAATCCCGTGCCCGTGCAGATCCCCATCGGCGCCGAGGACAACTTCAAGGGCGTCGTCGACCTGGTGAAGATGAAGGCCATCTACTGGAGCGAGGCCGACATGGGCGTGACCTTCGAGCTGGCCGACATCCCGGCCGAGCTCCAGGCTCTGGCCGAGGAGTGGCGCGAGAAGATGGTCGAGGCCGCCGCCGAGTCCAGCGAAGAGCTGATGAACAAGTACCTGGAAGAGGGTGAGCTCTCCGAGGCCGAGATCAAGCAGGGTCTGCGCCAGCGCACCATCGCCCTGGAGATCGTCCCCATGCTGTGCGGCACCGCCTTCAAGAACAAGGGTGTGCAGGCCATGCTGGACGCGGTGATCGACTACCTGCCGTCGCCCACCGAGGTGGCAGCCATCAAGGGTCTGGATGCCAACACCGAGCAGCCCATCGAGCGCAAGTCCAGCGACGACGAGCCCTTTGCGGCCCTGGCGTTCAAGATCGCCACCGACCCCTTCGTCGGCACACTGACCTTTGTGCGCGTCTATTCCGGCGTGCTGAACTCCGGCGACAGCGTGTACAACTCCCAGAGCACGAACAAGGAGCGCGTGGGTCGAATCCTGCAGATGCACGCCAACAACCGCGAAGAGATCAAGGAACTGCGTGCCGGCGACATCGGTGCCTGCGTGGGCCTGAAGGACGTCACCACCGGTACCACCCTGTCCTCCCTGGACAAGCCTGTGATCCTGGAGCGCATGGAGTTCCCGGATCCCGTGATCTCCGTTGCCGTGGAGCCCAAGACCAAGGGCGACCAGGAAAAGATGGGTCTGGCCCTGAACAAGCTGGCCCAGGAAGACCCCTCGTTCCGCGTCCACACCGACGAGGAGTCCGGCCAGACCATCATCTCCGGCATGGGCGAGCTGCACCTGGAGATCATCGTCGACCGCATGAAGCGCGAGTTCAAGGTCGAGGCCAACGTGGGCAAGCCCCAGGTGGCCTACCGCGAGACCATCCGCAAGACCATCGAACAGGAAGGCAAGTTCGTGCGTCAGTCCGGTGGTCGCGGTCAGTTCGGTCACGTCTGGATCCGCATCGAGCCCAAGGAAGCCGGTACCGGCTATGAGTTCGAGAACGCCGTCGTCGGCGGCGTGGTGCCCAAGGAGTACATCCCGGCCGTGGATAAGGGCATCCAGGAGCAGATGAAGAACGGCGTGCTGGCCGGTTTCCCGGTGGTGGACGTCAAGGTCACCCTGTATGACGGTTCCTACCACGACGTGGACTCCTCGGAAATGGCGTTCAAGATCGCCGGTTCTATGGCCTTCAAGGAAGGTGCCCTGAAGGCCGGCGCTGTGCTGCTCGAGCCCATCATGAAGGTGGAAGTGGAAACGCCCGAGGATTACATGGGTGACGTGATGGGCGACCTGAACCGTCGCCGTGGTCTGATCCAGGGCATGGATGACGCTCATGGCCTGAAGATCCTGCGCGCCGAGGTGCCGCTGTCCGAGATGTTCGGCTACTCCACCTCGCTGCGTTCCATGAGCCAGGGTCGTGCGACCTACTCCATGGAGTTCGCCAAGTATGCCGAGGCTCCGTCCACCGTGGTCGAAGCCGTCAAGAAGGCTTCCTGA
- the rpsG gene encoding 30S ribosomal protein S7, producing MSRRSEAPKRQILPDPKYKSDLLAKFINTVMKDGKKSVAERVLYGALTQIEGKKGDGIQVLEQALDNVRPRVEVKSRRVGGATYQVPVEVRPVRQNALAMRWIVDAARKRGEKSMALKLAGELMDAADSKGSAVKKREDTHRMAEANKAFSHYRW from the coding sequence ATGTCCAGAAGAAGCGAAGCCCCCAAGCGTCAGATCCTGCCCGATCCGAAGTACAAGAGTGATCTGCTCGCCAAGTTCATCAACACCGTCATGAAGGACGGCAAGAAGTCCGTGGCCGAACGGGTCCTGTACGGTGCCCTGACCCAGATCGAGGGCAAGAAGGGTGATGGCATCCAGGTGCTGGAGCAGGCCCTGGACAACGTGCGCCCCCGGGTGGAGGTGAAGTCCCGCCGCGTGGGTGGTGCCACCTACCAGGTGCCCGTGGAAGTGCGCCCGGTGCGCCAGAACGCCCTGGCCATGCGCTGGATCGTGGACGCCGCCCGCAAGCGCGGCGAGAAGTCCATGGCCCTGAAGCTGGCCGGTGAGCTGATGGACGCTGCCGACAGCAAGGGTTCTGCCGTGAAGAAGCGGGAAGACACCCATCGCATGGCGGAGGCCAACAAGGCCTTCTCCCATTACCGCTGGTAA
- the rpsL gene encoding 30S ribosomal protein S12, with amino-acid sequence MATINQLVRKPRKRKVEKSAVPALQACPQRRGVCTRVYTTTPKKPNSALRKVARVRLTNGYEVSSYIGGEGHNLQEHSVVLIRGGRVKDLPGVRYHTVRGSLDTQGVQNRKQARSKYGAKRPKKA; translated from the coding sequence ATGGCGACAATCAATCAGTTGGTGCGTAAACCGCGCAAGCGGAAAGTGGAAAAGAGCGCTGTGCCTGCGCTCCAGGCCTGTCCGCAGCGGCGGGGCGTGTGCACTCGCGTGTACACCACGACCCCGAAAAAGCCCAACTCGGCACTTCGTAAGGTGGCCCGTGTGCGCCTGACCAACGGCTACGAGGTCAGCAGCTACATCGGTGGTGAAGGCCACAACCTGCAGGAGCACTCGGTGGTGCTGATCCGCGGCGGTCGCGTGAAGGACCTTCCCGGTGTGCGTTACCACACGGTGCGCGGCAGCCTGGATACCCAGGGTGTGCAGAACCGCAAGCAGGCCCGCTCCAAGTACGGTGCCAAGCGCCCCAAGAAGGCCTAA